One window from the genome of Pandoraea fibrosis encodes:
- a CDS encoding ABC transporter ATP-binding protein, with protein sequence MKLTSIPIHLERCAKTFNGNTVLQPLDLTIGAGETLVLLGPSGCGKTTTLRMIAGLERPDAGGRVRFGDEDVTRLPIEKRRVGMVFQNYALFPNFTVRGNVAYGLKLRGLPSAQIDKRVNELLDLVHLTPFADRAIAQLSGGQKQRVALARALAPEPRVLLLDEPLTALDAKLRETVRADMDRLLRGLGVTTVYVTHDQDEAMALGDRIVVMSAGRIEQIGAPRDIYYQPASRHVANFVGTLNRLAGVWRDGHFHLEGGRVACPDVRSDVEELYFRPEDAIVVPAGDAPLVGRVDEVQFLGDRTRLTLSGVSAAGPVLVEVSSRRECRVGDQVGLSLPAAHVFSLHG encoded by the coding sequence ATGAAACTGACCTCCATCCCGATTCATCTCGAACGCTGTGCCAAGACGTTCAACGGCAACACCGTGTTGCAGCCGCTCGATCTGACGATCGGGGCCGGCGAGACGTTGGTGTTGCTCGGCCCGTCGGGTTGCGGCAAGACCACCACCCTGCGCATGATCGCCGGACTCGAGCGCCCTGACGCGGGGGGCCGCGTGCGCTTCGGCGACGAAGACGTCACGCGCTTGCCCATCGAGAAGCGTCGCGTGGGCATGGTGTTCCAGAACTACGCCCTGTTCCCGAATTTCACGGTGCGGGGCAATGTTGCCTACGGCCTGAAGCTGCGCGGATTACCGTCGGCACAGATCGACAAGCGCGTGAACGAACTGCTCGACCTTGTGCATCTCACGCCCTTCGCCGATCGCGCCATTGCGCAACTCTCCGGCGGTCAGAAGCAGCGCGTGGCGTTGGCTCGCGCGCTCGCACCGGAGCCGCGCGTGCTGTTGCTCGACGAGCCGCTCACTGCCCTGGACGCGAAGCTGCGCGAGACGGTGCGCGCCGATATGGACCGTCTGCTGCGCGGACTGGGCGTGACCACCGTGTACGTCACGCACGATCAGGACGAGGCCATGGCGCTGGGCGATCGCATCGTGGTGATGAGCGCAGGCCGTATCGAACAGATCGGCGCGCCGCGCGACATTTACTACCAACCGGCCTCGCGTCACGTGGCGAACTTCGTCGGCACGCTCAACCGTCTGGCCGGCGTGTGGCGCGATGGGCATTTCCATCTGGAAGGCGGTCGTGTTGCCTGTCCGGATGTGCGCTCCGATGTGGAGGAACTGTACTTCCGTCCGGAAGACGCCATCGTGGTGCCCGCCGGCGATGCGCCGCTCGTCGGACGTGTCGATGAAGTGCAGTTCCTTGGCGATCGCACGCGTCTGACCTTGAGCGGCGTGTCTGCGGCAGGTCCGGTGCTGGTCGAAGTTTCCAGCCGTCGCGAGTGTCGCGTCGGCGATCAGGTGGGCCTGTCGCTGCCCGCCGCCCATGTTTTTTCGCTTCACGGATAA
- a CDS encoding phosphodiesterase — protein MLFAQISDLHIKRPGKLAYRRVDTAAYLERCVARLNALAPRPDFVVLTGDLVDFGAREEYEHLRRLLTPLQIPYYLVIGNHDGRDALREVFPEHAYLGKPGGFVQYTAMFGPLRLVALDTQDPPHGGGKLCGERLEWLEATLASDTATPTVIAMHHPPFACGIEHMDIQALDVGDAAKLAAIVRRFDNIERVICGHVHRPIHTRFAGTVASVCPSPAHQVALDLREGGPSAWVLDPPSFQLHRFTPATGLVSHLAFVDDAGGAHPFYDASGALID, from the coding sequence ATGCTGTTCGCGCAAATCAGCGATCTTCACATCAAACGGCCCGGCAAGCTGGCCTATCGGCGCGTGGATACCGCCGCCTATCTCGAACGCTGCGTGGCGCGTCTGAACGCGCTGGCGCCGCGTCCCGACTTCGTTGTGCTGACGGGCGATCTCGTCGACTTCGGTGCACGCGAGGAGTACGAACACCTGCGCCGTTTGCTCACGCCGCTGCAAATTCCGTACTACCTAGTGATCGGCAATCACGACGGACGCGATGCCCTGCGCGAAGTGTTCCCGGAGCATGCCTATCTCGGCAAACCGGGTGGGTTTGTGCAATACACGGCCATGTTCGGGCCGCTGCGACTCGTGGCGCTCGATACGCAGGATCCGCCACACGGCGGAGGCAAGCTGTGTGGCGAGCGTCTCGAATGGCTGGAGGCGACGCTGGCGAGCGATACCGCTACGCCAACGGTGATCGCGATGCATCACCCGCCGTTTGCCTGCGGTATCGAGCACATGGACATTCAGGCGCTCGACGTCGGCGATGCCGCGAAGCTCGCGGCCATCGTGCGCCGCTTCGACAACATCGAGCGAGTGATCTGCGGGCATGTGCACCGACCGATTCACACCCGCTTTGCCGGCACTGTCGCAAGCGTGTGTCCGTCGCCGGCGCATCAAGTGGCCCTCGATCTGCGAGAGGGCGGGCCGTCGGCCTGGGTGCTCGATCCGCCGTCGTTCCAACTGCACCGGTTCACGCCGGCGACGGGGCTGGTCTCGCACCTCGCCTTCGTTGACGACGCCGGCGGTGCCCACCCGTTCTACGACGCGTCGGGCGCCTTGATCGACTGA
- the hmpA gene encoding NO-inducible flavohemoprotein has protein sequence MLSAASRPYIDASVPVLREHGLAITRHFYASMFEAHPELRNLFNMGNQASGAQQQSLASAVFAYAANIDNAAALGPVLERIVHKHASVGITPSHYPIVGRYLLGAIKDVLGDAATPELIAAWDEAYWLLAGELIGAEARLSERTRAPLGALRELVVADVDRETEHIVSYYLRTPEGGSPGEFAPGQYISVRVTLPDGLQQRRQYSLSDAPDAPHWRITVKREDAADAKPAGQVSNWLHANLKAGDRILVSPPYGEFTTSLDAAHPLVLLSAGVGITPMMSMLATLAAKRSRREIVFAHAARNSSHVALRRHLTHAATQLPNLRVATFIETPQSAGRDNTEHTFAGRMDLSRLALPADADYLLCGPVPFMRTQWRALRDAGVPAERLHREVFGPDALDHLL, from the coding sequence ATGCTTTCCGCTGCTTCCCGCCCCTACATCGACGCCAGCGTTCCCGTGCTGCGCGAACACGGTCTTGCGATCACGCGTCACTTTTACGCGAGCATGTTCGAAGCGCATCCTGAGTTGCGCAATCTCTTCAACATGGGGAATCAGGCGAGCGGCGCACAGCAGCAATCGCTCGCCTCGGCAGTCTTCGCGTATGCCGCAAACATCGACAACGCCGCAGCACTCGGGCCGGTACTCGAGCGGATCGTGCACAAGCACGCCTCGGTCGGCATTACGCCGTCGCACTATCCGATTGTCGGCCGCTATCTGCTTGGTGCGATCAAGGACGTCTTGGGCGACGCCGCCACACCGGAACTGATCGCCGCATGGGACGAAGCGTACTGGTTGCTTGCGGGCGAGCTGATCGGCGCCGAAGCACGCCTGTCGGAGCGCACGCGCGCGCCGCTGGGCGCACTGCGTGAGCTGGTCGTGGCCGATGTCGACCGGGAGACCGAGCACATCGTCTCGTACTACCTGCGCACTCCGGAAGGCGGCTCGCCGGGTGAGTTTGCCCCCGGACAATACATTAGCGTCCGTGTCACCCTGCCCGACGGTCTGCAACAACGCCGTCAATACAGTTTGTCCGACGCCCCCGACGCACCCCACTGGCGCATTACCGTCAAGCGCGAAGACGCAGCCGATGCGAAACCCGCCGGCCAGGTATCGAACTGGCTGCATGCCAATCTGAAGGCCGGAGATCGCATTCTTGTGAGCCCGCCCTACGGCGAATTCACCACCTCGCTCGATGCTGCCCACCCGCTGGTGCTGCTCAGCGCCGGCGTGGGCATTACGCCGATGATGTCGATGCTCGCCACGCTGGCCGCCAAACGCTCGCGCCGCGAGATCGTGTTCGCCCATGCGGCACGTAACAGCTCGCACGTCGCGCTGCGCCGTCATCTGACCCATGCCGCCACGCAGTTGCCGAACCTGCGTGTGGCGACGTTCATCGAAACACCGCAAAGTGCCGGGCGCGACAATACCGAGCATACGTTCGCTGGCCGGATGGACCTCTCGCGTCTCGCCCTGCCCGCCGATGCCGACTACCTGCTGTGCGGCCCCGTGCCGTTCATGCGGACCCAATGGCGGGCTCTGCGCGACGCCGGCGTGCCCGCCGAGCGCCTGCATCGCGAGGTCTTCGGCCCCGATGCCCTCGACCATCTGCTTTAA
- a CDS encoding DUF1415 domain-containing protein codes for MSEATSESLDSQDHEAVIAATRHWLTRAVIGLNLCPFAKAVHVKDQIRYVVSAARDMEGALLDLERELQGLAEAAPQEIDTTLLILPYALLDFHEYNDALFFAERMLKQLHLEGELQIASFHPDYQFEGTTPDDAENYTNRSPYPILHLLRESSIDRAVEAFPEAETIFERNEALMRKMGVAGYHAWMAQPAEDEDGANDNAMDGADEASGKTGE; via the coding sequence GTGTCTGAAGCCACATCTGAATCGTTGGACAGTCAAGACCATGAGGCCGTGATTGCGGCGACGCGTCATTGGCTCACGCGTGCGGTGATCGGGTTGAACCTCTGTCCGTTCGCGAAGGCGGTGCACGTCAAGGATCAGATTCGCTACGTCGTGAGCGCAGCGCGGGACATGGAAGGTGCCTTGCTGGATCTGGAGCGCGAGTTGCAAGGCTTGGCCGAGGCCGCCCCCCAAGAGATCGACACCACGCTGTTGATCTTGCCGTATGCGTTACTCGATTTTCACGAGTACAACGACGCGTTGTTTTTCGCGGAACGCATGCTCAAACAGTTGCATCTCGAAGGCGAGTTGCAGATTGCGAGCTTTCATCCGGACTATCAATTCGAAGGCACGACGCCGGACGACGCGGAGAACTACACGAACCGCTCGCCTTATCCGATTCTGCATTTGCTGCGTGAGTCGAGCATCGATCGCGCCGTCGAGGCGTTCCCGGAAGCCGAGACAATCTTTGAACGCAACGAGGCACTGATGCGCAAGATGGGCGTAGCCGGCTATCACGCCTGGATGGCGCAGCCCGCCGAAGACGAGGACGGGGCGAACGATAACGCGATGGATGGCGCTGACGAGGCGAGCGGCAAGACGGGGGAGTGA
- a CDS encoding class 1 fructose-bisphosphatase, with protein MRRKTLTQYLIEQRREFNNIPAELRLLIEVVARACKTISHAVSKGALGGVLGSAGSENVQGEVQKKLDVISNEIMLEANEWGGHLAAMASEEMEDVFHIPNRYPQGEYLLMFDPLDGSSNIDVNVSIGTIFSVLRCPDGVTDPTEKDFLQPGSQQVAAGYAVYGPQTVLVLTTGHGVNCFTLDREMGSWVLTQEGMRIPEDTKEFAINMSNERHWYAPVQRYVGELLEGKEGVRGKDFNMRWIASMVADVHRILTRGGVFMYPADKRDPDKPGKLRIMYEANPMSFLVEQAGGAATNGVQRILDVQPQKLHERVAVFLGSKNEVERVTAYHHEDGAK; from the coding sequence ATGCGGCGCAAGACCCTTACCCAATATCTCATCGAACAGCGGCGGGAGTTCAACAACATTCCTGCCGAGCTGCGACTGCTGATCGAAGTTGTTGCGCGCGCGTGCAAGACGATCAGCCACGCCGTGTCCAAAGGCGCGCTCGGTGGCGTGCTGGGCAGCGCGGGCAGTGAAAACGTGCAAGGCGAAGTGCAGAAGAAGCTCGACGTGATCTCCAACGAGATCATGCTCGAAGCCAATGAATGGGGCGGCCATCTGGCGGCGATGGCGTCGGAGGAGATGGAAGACGTCTTCCACATTCCGAATCGCTATCCGCAGGGCGAATATCTGTTGATGTTCGATCCGCTCGACGGCTCGTCGAACATCGACGTGAACGTGTCGATCGGCACGATCTTCTCCGTGCTGCGTTGCCCGGACGGCGTGACGGACCCGACCGAGAAGGACTTCCTGCAACCGGGCTCGCAACAGGTGGCGGCCGGTTATGCGGTATACGGTCCGCAAACGGTGCTGGTGCTGACGACGGGACATGGCGTGAACTGCTTCACGCTCGACCGCGAGATGGGGTCGTGGGTGCTCACGCAGGAAGGCATGCGCATTCCGGAAGATACGAAGGAATTCGCGATCAATATGTCGAACGAGCGCCATTGGTATGCGCCGGTGCAGCGCTATGTCGGCGAACTGCTCGAAGGCAAGGAAGGCGTGCGCGGCAAGGACTTCAACATGCGCTGGATCGCCTCGATGGTGGCCGACGTGCATCGCATTCTCACGCGCGGCGGCGTGTTCATGTATCCGGCCGACAAGCGCGATCCGGACAAGCCGGGCAAGCTGCGCATCATGTATGAAGCCAACCCGATGAGCTTCCTGGTGGAGCAGGCAGGTGGCGCGGCAACGAACGGCGTGCAGCGCATTCTGGATGTGCAACCGCAGAAGCTGCATGAGCGCGTGGCCGTATTCCTCGGTTCGAAGAACGAAGTCGAACGCGTGACCGCCTATCACCACGAAGACGGCGCGAAGTAA